The proteins below come from a single Afipia felis ATCC 53690 genomic window:
- a CDS encoding formate dehydrogenase subunit alpha — protein sequence MLIKRTQRQNSQAMRQGSAAGTLADRGQGFDRRTFLRRSGLAAGGLAALSTLSPGSVRKAEAAAAGPLTSGATVRKSICTHCAVGCTVTAEVLNGVWIGQEPSWDSPINRGSHCAKGASVRELVHSDRRLRYPMKLVNGQWTRLSWDVAIDEIGDKLMQIRAKSGAESVYWLGSAKMTNEASYLFRKLGAYWGTNNTDHQARICHSTTVTGVANTWGYGAMTNSFNDIRNAKTQIIMGGNPAEAHPVSLQHLLEGAELNKANLVVIDPRLTRTAAHATEYVRLRPGTDIPVLYGMMWHILKNGWEDKEFIEQRVYGFDDIRREVEKWPPDEVERVSGVPGAQLERVAKMFATEKPATLIWCMGQTQHTVGTANVRASCIALLMTGNVGKSGTGANIFRGHDNVQGATDVGLDVVTLPFYYGLAEGAWKHWSRVWETDFEWFKSRFDDPKMMNIPGIPLTRWFDAVLLPQSDVAQKDNVRAMFVQGHASNSITRIPESMKGLKALELLVVADPHPTTWASLSVQAGRKDNVYLLPICTQFEATGSRVASNRSLQWGEQIVKPIFESKDDLELMYLVARKLGFADKMFKNIKVENNLPEAEDLLREINRGSWSTGYCGQSPERLKAHMKNQDKFDLVTMRAPKDLPEIGGDYYGLPWPCWGSPEVRHPGTPLLYNTNLAVMDGGGCFRPRFGLEREEKLPDGTTRKVSLLANGSYSKDSEIKDGYPEFTLASLKKLGWDKDLTDAEMAVINKVSPANPDTVSWSTDLSGGIQRVALKHNCVPYGNGKARMNAFGLPDPIPVHREPIYTPRAELVAKYPTLPDAKQFRLPNIGFSVQKAAVDKGIAKQFPLILSSGRLVEYEGGGEETRTNPWLAELQQDMFIEINTTDAADRGIKDGGWVWVTGAENGSKARMKALVTPRVGKGVAWMPFHFGGWFEGNDLRGNYPKGTDPIVLGESANTITTYGYDPATGMQEPKVTLCQIVAA from the coding sequence GTGCTGATCAAAAGAACCCAACGACAAAACTCGCAGGCAATGCGTCAAGGTTCGGCGGCGGGCACGTTGGCCGATCGAGGACAAGGTTTCGATCGCCGGACGTTTCTGCGCCGGTCTGGCCTGGCCGCAGGTGGCTTGGCTGCCTTGAGCACGTTATCACCCGGAAGTGTCCGCAAGGCCGAAGCGGCAGCGGCAGGACCGCTGACTTCGGGTGCAACCGTTCGCAAGAGTATATGCACCCATTGTGCCGTCGGTTGTACCGTGACCGCAGAAGTGCTGAACGGCGTCTGGATTGGCCAAGAGCCGAGTTGGGATTCTCCGATCAATCGCGGTTCGCATTGCGCCAAGGGCGCGTCCGTGCGCGAACTGGTTCACAGCGATCGCCGCCTTCGCTATCCGATGAAGCTTGTCAACGGACAATGGACGCGCCTCTCCTGGGATGTCGCGATTGACGAGATCGGCGACAAGCTGATGCAGATTCGCGCGAAGTCCGGCGCGGAGTCGGTCTATTGGCTCGGCTCAGCCAAGATGACGAACGAAGCTTCGTATCTATTCCGAAAGCTCGGTGCCTATTGGGGTACCAATAACACCGACCACCAGGCGCGCATTTGCCATTCGACGACGGTGACCGGCGTAGCAAATACCTGGGGCTACGGCGCGATGACGAACAGCTTCAACGACATTCGTAATGCCAAGACCCAGATCATCATGGGCGGCAATCCGGCCGAAGCTCACCCGGTCTCGCTGCAGCATTTGCTCGAAGGTGCCGAACTCAACAAGGCCAATCTTGTCGTCATTGATCCACGTCTGACGCGCACCGCCGCGCATGCGACCGAATATGTGCGGCTGCGGCCGGGCACCGACATTCCGGTGCTGTACGGCATGATGTGGCACATCCTGAAGAATGGCTGGGAGGACAAGGAATTCATCGAGCAACGCGTCTACGGCTTTGATGATATCCGCAGAGAAGTCGAGAAGTGGCCACCGGACGAGGTCGAGCGCGTGAGCGGCGTGCCCGGTGCGCAACTCGAGCGAGTCGCGAAAATGTTCGCGACCGAGAAGCCGGCGACGCTGATCTGGTGCATGGGCCAGACGCAGCACACGGTCGGCACAGCGAACGTCCGTGCGAGCTGCATCGCGCTTTTGATGACCGGAAATGTCGGCAAATCCGGCACTGGCGCCAATATCTTCCGCGGTCATGACAACGTGCAGGGCGCGACCGACGTCGGCCTCGATGTCGTGACGCTGCCGTTCTATTACGGCCTCGCGGAAGGCGCCTGGAAGCATTGGTCCCGAGTCTGGGAGACGGATTTCGAGTGGTTCAAGTCGCGCTTTGACGATCCGAAGATGATGAATATTCCCGGCATTCCGCTGACGCGCTGGTTCGACGCTGTGCTTCTGCCGCAGAGCGATGTGGCCCAGAAGGACAATGTGCGGGCTATGTTCGTGCAAGGTCATGCCAGCAACAGCATCACCCGCATTCCGGAATCGATGAAGGGGCTGAAAGCGCTCGAGTTGCTGGTGGTTGCGGATCCTCACCCAACCACCTGGGCTTCGCTATCGGTGCAGGCGGGCCGCAAGGACAACGTCTATCTGCTGCCGATCTGCACGCAGTTCGAAGCAACGGGTTCGCGCGTCGCATCCAATCGCTCGCTGCAATGGGGCGAGCAGATCGTGAAGCCGATTTTCGAATCGAAGGACGATCTCGAACTGATGTATCTGGTGGCGCGCAAGCTCGGCTTCGCGGACAAGATGTTCAAGAACATCAAGGTCGAGAACAATCTGCCGGAGGCGGAAGATCTTCTTCGCGAGATCAACCGCGGCAGTTGGTCGACCGGCTATTGCGGTCAGTCGCCGGAGCGGCTCAAGGCGCATATGAAGAACCAGGACAAATTCGACCTGGTGACGATGCGTGCGCCGAAAGATCTGCCGGAGATCGGCGGTGATTATTATGGGCTGCCGTGGCCATGCTGGGGCTCGCCGGAGGTCCGGCATCCGGGCACGCCGCTGCTCTACAACACCAATCTCGCCGTGATGGACGGCGGCGGCTGCTTCCGTCCGCGGTTCGGATTGGAGCGCGAGGAAAAGCTGCCCGATGGCACGACCCGCAAGGTCAGCCTGTTGGCCAATGGCTCCTACTCGAAGGATTCGGAGATCAAGGACGGCTATCCGGAATTTACACTGGCCAGCCTCAAGAAGCTGGGCTGGGACAAGGACCTGACTGACGCCGAAATGGCGGTGATCAACAAGGTCAGCCCGGCTAACCCGGACACGGTATCGTGGTCGACGGATTTATCTGGCGGCATCCAGCGCGTGGCGCTGAAGCACAACTGTGTGCCATACGGCAACGGCAAGGCGCGGATGAACGCGTTCGGTTTACCGGATCCGATCCCGGTGCATCGCGAGCCGATTTATACGCCGCGCGCCGAACTTGTGGCGAAGTATCCGACTTTGCCGGATGCCAAGCAGTTCCGTCTACCCAATATCGGTTTCTCGGTGCAGAAGGCGGCGGTGGACAAAGGCATTGCGAAGCAATTCCCGCTGATCCTGTCTTCCGGCCGGCTTGTCGAATACGAGGGCGGTGGCGAGGAGACGCGAACCAACCCATGGCTCGCCGAACTGCAGCAAGACATGTTCATCGAGATCAACACGACGGATGCCGCTGACCGCGGCATCAAGGACGGCGGCTGGGTCTGGGTGACCGGTGCGGAAAATGGTTCGAAAGCACGGATGAAGGCGCTGGTAACCCCGCGGGTCGGCAAAGGTGTTGCCTGGATGCCGTTCCATTTCGGCGGGTGGTTCGAAGGTAACGATCTGCGCGGCAACTACCCGAAGGGCACCGATCCGATCGTGCTCGGCGAAAGCGCCAATACGATCACAACCTACGGATACGATCCCGCGACCGGTATGCAGGAGCCGAAAGTCACTCTTTGTCAGATCGTCGCGGCATAA
- the ccoO gene encoding cytochrome-c oxidase, cbb3-type subunit II: MFGFHYRLERKSIGLVLMIIAVASVGGLFEIAPLFTIHQTVEDAPNMRVYTPLELAGRNIYIREGCYACHSQMIRTLRDEVERYGHYSLAVESKYDHPMLWGSKRTGPDLARIGGKYSDEWQVIHLNNPRDVVPESVMPAYAWLSRTELRTDDLGDHLKAQRAVGVPYTDDMIANATADAYGQAAPDSSDADGVTKRYGKDTNVRAFDGKPSQLTEMDALVAYLQVLGRLTDITGKPVADAGGTP; this comes from the coding sequence ATGTTTGGATTTCACTATCGCCTCGAGCGCAAGTCGATCGGCCTGGTGCTGATGATCATCGCCGTCGCCAGCGTCGGCGGCCTGTTCGAGATCGCGCCGCTATTCACCATCCACCAGACGGTGGAAGACGCGCCGAACATGCGCGTCTATACGCCGCTCGAACTCGCAGGACGCAACATCTACATCCGCGAGGGCTGCTATGCGTGCCACTCGCAGATGATCCGCACCCTGCGCGACGAGGTGGAGCGTTATGGCCATTACTCGCTCGCAGTTGAATCCAAATATGATCACCCGATGCTGTGGGGATCGAAGCGCACCGGACCCGACCTCGCGCGGATCGGCGGTAAGTATTCCGACGAATGGCAGGTCATCCATCTCAACAACCCGCGCGACGTGGTGCCGGAATCCGTGATGCCGGCCTATGCCTGGCTGTCGCGCACTGAATTGCGGACCGACGATCTAGGCGACCATTTGAAGGCGCAGCGTGCTGTCGGCGTTCCCTACACCGACGACATGATCGCCAATGCCACTGCCGACGCCTACGGGCAGGCTGCGCCGGATTCGAGTGACGCCGACGGCGTGACCAAGCGCTATGGCAAGGACACCAACGTCCGCGCCTTCGATGGCAAACCCAGTCAGTTGACCGAAATGGACGCGCTGGTGGCCTATCTGCAAGTTCTCGGCCGTCTGACCGATATCACCGGGAAGCCGGTCGCGGATGCAGGAGGAACGCCATGA
- the ccoS gene encoding cbb3-type cytochrome oxidase assembly protein CcoS, with protein MDNFLFLVPVALLLGLAGLGAFMWALRNGQYDDLNGAAERILLDDKDVPL; from the coding sequence ATGGACAATTTCCTGTTTCTCGTTCCCGTCGCACTGCTGCTCGGTCTCGCCGGTCTCGGCGCCTTCATGTGGGCGCTCCGCAACGGGCAATATGACGACCTCAACGGCGCCGCAGAACGCATCCTGCTCGACGACAAGGACGTGCCGCTTTAG
- a CDS encoding DUF2189 domain-containing protein gives MVVIPAVVPPLPHENRWARNLPSATAFKWLAQGWRDFRTVPGPSIAYGMLIFLLSAAIIDGLFLFGRDYILFPALAGFMVMGPLLAIGTYAKSRQIAHGEPVSLTRMIFVRPAAGPQILFTGVLLCLLMLVWMRAAVIIYALFFGLLPFPGLDHVAAMLFSTPIGWAMLIVGSAVGALFASFSFAISAFSIPMQLEQRVDALTAMGTSFALVGKNLPVMLTWGAIVLGLFLLSLATGLLGLIVVFPVLGHGTWHAYEAMKAAPVAAKAT, from the coding sequence ATGGTTGTCATTCCGGCAGTAGTTCCGCCACTGCCACACGAAAACCGCTGGGCGCGCAATCTGCCGTCCGCAACCGCATTCAAATGGCTCGCGCAGGGCTGGCGGGATTTCCGCACCGTGCCCGGCCCGAGCATTGCCTATGGCATGCTGATCTTTCTCCTGTCGGCAGCGATCATCGATGGTCTGTTCCTGTTTGGCCGGGATTACATCCTGTTTCCGGCACTCGCCGGATTCATGGTGATGGGGCCGCTGCTCGCGATCGGCACCTACGCCAAGAGCCGGCAGATCGCGCACGGCGAACCTGTTAGCCTGACGCGGATGATCTTCGTGCGCCCAGCTGCAGGGCCACAAATCCTGTTCACAGGCGTACTGCTGTGCCTGCTGATGCTGGTCTGGATGCGCGCTGCCGTCATCATCTACGCACTGTTCTTCGGGCTGCTGCCCTTCCCCGGCCTCGACCATGTCGCCGCGATGCTATTCTCCACGCCGATCGGATGGGCGATGTTGATTGTCGGCAGCGCCGTAGGTGCATTGTTCGCCTCCTTCTCTTTCGCCATCAGCGCCTTCTCGATTCCAATGCAGCTCGAGCAACGCGTCGATGCGCTGACCGCGATGGGCACGAGCTTCGCGCTAGTCGGCAAGAACCTGCCAGTCATGCTAACCTGGGGCGCGATTGTACTGGGACTGTTCCTGCTGTCCCTCGCCACCGGCCTGCTCGGCTTGATCGTTGTGTTCCCGGTGCTTGGGCATGGCACCTGGCATGCTTATGAAGCGATGAAAGCTGCTCCGGTTGCCGCGAAGGCGACCTGA
- a CDS encoding formate dehydrogenase subunit gamma: protein MASFARYLRFVAGVAAFFLMIALSVPAAAQQSPQVDPTARAVHEQQLLKEFDRIQGRVTIPDTRSGVLEQPAGRDWRYFRNVTLRWIGGIAILGMLAVLVIFYLMRGMVRIAGGRSGRTIVRFSGFERFVHWMTATCFIILAISGLNITFGRPLLLPLIGHDAFSAWSQWAKYAHNYLSFPFTIGVILIFLMWIGGNIPNKVDVEWLKAGGGIVGDSHPPAYRFNAGQKAVYWIVVIGGGAVAVTGYQLMFPFYVTNIEGMQLAQIVHAVVGVLFIAVMLAHIYIGTIGMEGAFEAMGEGTVDLNWAKEHHSLWLEEERARMDANKTHHQPSSTPAE from the coding sequence ATGGCGTCTTTTGCAAGGTATCTCCGTTTTGTAGCTGGCGTCGCAGCTTTCTTCCTCATGATTGCACTATCCGTTCCGGCGGCTGCCCAGCAATCTCCACAGGTTGATCCGACTGCCCGCGCGGTTCATGAGCAGCAACTGTTGAAGGAATTCGATCGTATTCAAGGGCGTGTCACTATCCCGGACACGCGGTCAGGTGTTCTGGAGCAACCGGCTGGCCGCGATTGGCGATATTTTCGTAACGTGACGCTGCGCTGGATTGGTGGAATTGCAATTCTTGGAATGCTTGCCGTCCTCGTCATCTTCTATTTGATGCGCGGCATGGTCCGTATCGCAGGTGGGCGTTCCGGGCGAACCATTGTTCGTTTCTCGGGGTTTGAGCGGTTCGTACACTGGATGACTGCGACCTGCTTTATCATTCTGGCCATTTCAGGTTTGAACATCACCTTCGGGCGGCCGCTGTTGCTGCCGCTGATCGGACACGATGCATTCTCCGCATGGTCGCAGTGGGCGAAGTACGCCCACAATTATCTGAGTTTCCCCTTCACCATCGGTGTTATCCTCATTTTCCTGATGTGGATTGGCGGCAATATTCCCAACAAGGTTGATGTTGAGTGGCTCAAGGCGGGCGGCGGCATTGTTGGCGACAGTCATCCGCCGGCCTATCGATTTAATGCCGGGCAGAAGGCAGTTTACTGGATCGTTGTGATCGGGGGCGGCGCAGTCGCCGTCACCGGCTATCAGTTGATGTTTCCGTTCTATGTCACCAACATCGAAGGAATGCAGCTTGCGCAGATCGTCCACGCTGTTGTGGGCGTGCTGTTCATCGCCGTCATGCTAGCGCATATCTACATCGGCACCATCGGAATGGAGGGTGCATTCGAAGCAATGGGCGAGGGAACGGTTGATCTGAATTGGGCGAAAGAACACCACAGCCTATGGCTTGAGGAGGAGCGCGCGCGAATGGACGCTAATAAAACGCACCATCAGCCGTCATCAACACCGGCGGAATAA
- a CDS encoding (2Fe-2S)-binding protein, with translation MMMLAVTINGHAHGPTEVRDDLTMNDFLREHLGMTGTKFGCGAAQCLSCAVIVDDPDGTSYTRPTCIVAATEFNGKAIRTVEGHAKDGQLSSLQKSFVEHFAFQCGYCTAGFLNEGQVLLERLAKAPVPRAELENTIAEAFDGHLCRCTGYIKYHQAVRDVVLAEAHRYLK, from the coding sequence ATGATGATGCTCGCCGTGACGATCAACGGGCATGCTCATGGCCCGACAGAGGTGCGCGACGATCTCACCATGAATGATTTCTTGCGTGAGCATCTTGGGATGACTGGTACCAAGTTCGGTTGCGGCGCTGCGCAATGCCTGAGTTGCGCGGTGATCGTCGACGATCCGGACGGGACGAGTTACACGCGCCCGACCTGTATCGTCGCTGCCACCGAATTCAACGGCAAGGCAATCCGCACTGTCGAAGGCCACGCAAAAGATGGGCAACTTTCGTCTCTGCAAAAATCCTTCGTCGAGCATTTCGCATTTCAATGTGGCTATTGCACCGCAGGATTTCTCAATGAAGGACAGGTGCTGCTGGAGCGTCTTGCAAAGGCGCCTGTCCCTCGCGCGGAGCTTGAAAACACGATTGCCGAGGCATTCGACGGGCATCTTTGCCGCTGCACCGGTTACATCAAGTACCACCAGGCCGTGCGAGATGTGGTTCTGGCTGAAGCGCACCGCTATCTCAAATAA
- the ccoP gene encoding cytochrome-c oxidase, cbb3-type subunit III: MGDHFIRDPYTGHLSTGHEWNGITELNTPVPRVIYFFLLATALFSLGYWVLMPTWPVGTTYTKGLLGDDVRADVTQSVKQAALDRAHWTQQIESKSFADIQKDPQLMDVVRESGRALFGDNCAACHGRDARGNKGFPNLTTQSWLWGGSPEEIAQTIRVGINSAHPDSRSSQMPAFGRDSILQRPDIDKVVAFVRSLSHPGDKTIPADKIAAGKEVFAANCVACHGEDAKGSHEAGAPDLTDAFWIYGGDTQSITNTVWGGRQGHMPTWEGRLSDVDRKILALYITDLRSPKP; encoded by the coding sequence ATGGGTGACCATTTCATCCGCGACCCCTACACCGGGCATCTTTCCACCGGCCACGAATGGAACGGCATCACCGAGCTGAACACACCGGTACCGCGCGTAATCTATTTCTTCCTGCTCGCGACCGCGCTGTTCTCCCTCGGATACTGGGTGCTGATGCCAACCTGGCCGGTCGGCACCACCTACACCAAGGGATTGCTCGGCGACGACGTCCGCGCCGATGTCACCCAGTCGGTCAAACAGGCCGCACTCGACCGCGCTCACTGGACACAACAAATCGAAAGCAAGAGCTTTGCGGATATCCAGAAAGACCCGCAACTGATGGACGTGGTGCGAGAATCTGGCCGGGCCCTGTTCGGCGACAATTGCGCCGCCTGCCACGGCCGCGACGCCAGGGGCAACAAGGGCTTCCCCAACCTCACCACACAATCGTGGTTGTGGGGCGGAAGCCCGGAGGAGATCGCCCAGACCATCCGCGTCGGTATCAACTCCGCTCATCCGGACAGCCGCAGTTCGCAAATGCCCGCTTTTGGGCGTGACAGCATCCTGCAGCGTCCTGACATCGACAAGGTGGTCGCGTTCGTCCGCAGCCTCTCCCACCCCGGCGACAAAACCATTCCCGCTGACAAGATCGCAGCCGGCAAGGAAGTCTTCGCCGCGAATTGCGTCGCTTGTCACGGCGAGGACGCCAAGGGCAGCCATGAAGCCGGCGCGCCCGACCTGACCGATGCGTTCTGGATTTACGGCGGCGACACCCAGTCGATCACCAACACCGTCTGGGGCGGGCGGCAAGGCCATATGCCGACATGGGAAGGCCGGCTGTCGGACGTCGACCGCAAGATCCTTGCGCTTTACATCACCGACCTGCGGAGTCCGAAGCCATGA
- a CDS encoding cbb3-type cytochrome c oxidase subunit 3: protein MNLDHDVLVWLSKSYGLFYLLAFSAAVVIYVYWPSNKKKFDRAGRAILEDKEDRPANDKTPKD from the coding sequence ATGAACCTCGATCACGACGTTCTCGTCTGGCTCTCCAAATCGTACGGGTTATTCTACCTGCTGGCGTTTTCGGCCGCCGTCGTCATCTACGTTTATTGGCCCTCGAACAAGAAGAAGTTCGATCGCGCTGGGCGCGCCATTCTCGAAGATAAGGAAGACCGTCCCGCCAACGACAAGACTCCGAAGGACTAG
- a CDS encoding xanthine dehydrogenase family protein molybdopterin-binding subunit, with amino-acid sequence MTLSRREFVKWVTANGIALSLSTLGYAREADFASHETLPGRQNWNPAANGLGRVDGFAKVTGAKLYASDFRASDLPGWPKTTAHALLIRAPDATHVYTGMDLARLTGAMKPTVVVTAQDLEKIGARVPEFYAGDLFCPIGKTPLYLGQPVALLLFEAFDAFDQARLALRDGTFVQFAEETGPVGAPDYGAFRFTRVAGATPDAPDVYSPLQAGWVMPRRVQNSALPVWSSAAQPRTAYAKAAMLGEKIRAELAAKNPDMLVLDREFETQSVDPMFLEPESGLAWYDLANSKLELLLGVQSPYEATESIAHLLGKARAPFKPARINAQFAHIGGGFGGRDHTPFILYVALAAMFLPNRPIRLAHDRYQQFQAGIKRHPFKMRSRIGIDRASGKITAFAADHVLDGGGLANFSANVATVAATAAIGIYDVPKVDVTTVARHSRGVTAGSMRGYGTLQTMTALEVLIDEAATALPLDPIEFRRRNALKPNGRTMTGNPYSVSVRTTEILDKLEKHPICRDRTQEKARTQRDGTLVGTGVACVTKDYGAGADCSLGRVEIDRDGRIAIYCDHVEMGNGIGTALANRVAVHLGGIADEVAVARVDTYAALELVTSGDAYTMDQKTQDIAAKNPRWVPAISSPTSASIGAHVGTHSAAEAARVIFRFGLWPAALAMWNIAPNDARAKDWSKASWKDGQLVMPGVRPLALPSLAAAAHARNLVTGAIAHSFSRWAWSHARFPVSGEQWAGDIDALAIRKGNGRFQRLNRNHVKFPPTDNNRIGTVYTSMCGTLVRVEIKRATGVLRIAKAYSVFECGQALVPEVVLGQSQGGFAMGVGYALLETLPPYEGGPGNGQWNLGQYLVARGSDLPLHDLEIEMLPPLTPDEPPKGMAEVVMIPVVPAILNAIFDATGHRFQSLPVTQSVLKGALT; translated from the coding sequence ATGACGCTGTCGCGGCGCGAGTTCGTAAAATGGGTCACGGCGAACGGCATTGCACTTAGCCTCTCGACACTGGGGTATGCCCGGGAAGCTGATTTTGCCTCGCATGAAACATTGCCCGGACGCCAGAACTGGAATCCGGCCGCGAACGGGTTGGGTCGCGTGGACGGCTTCGCGAAGGTGACGGGTGCGAAGCTCTATGCATCTGACTTCCGTGCGTCCGATCTTCCCGGCTGGCCCAAGACAACAGCCCATGCGCTGCTCATCAGGGCGCCAGATGCCACCCATGTTTATACCGGCATGGATCTCGCGCGTCTGACCGGCGCGATGAAGCCTACGGTGGTCGTCACCGCGCAGGATCTTGAGAAAATAGGGGCTCGCGTTCCTGAATTCTACGCAGGCGATCTGTTCTGCCCGATTGGCAAGACGCCGCTCTATCTCGGTCAGCCCGTGGCACTTCTCCTGTTTGAAGCATTTGATGCATTCGACCAGGCGAGGCTTGCGCTGCGCGACGGCACATTCGTTCAGTTCGCTGAGGAAACAGGTCCGGTCGGAGCGCCCGACTATGGCGCATTCCGCTTCACGCGCGTTGCGGGCGCAACGCCGGATGCTCCTGACGTCTATTCGCCGTTGCAAGCAGGCTGGGTAATGCCACGCCGGGTCCAGAATTCGGCGCTGCCGGTCTGGTCGTCGGCTGCTCAACCTCGAACGGCTTACGCAAAGGCGGCGATGCTGGGAGAAAAAATCCGCGCCGAGCTTGCAGCTAAAAATCCTGACATGCTCGTGCTGGACCGGGAATTCGAGACGCAATCGGTCGACCCCATGTTCCTTGAGCCCGAATCCGGGCTCGCCTGGTACGACTTGGCCAACAGTAAACTCGAACTCTTGCTCGGTGTGCAATCGCCCTATGAGGCGACCGAGTCGATTGCCCATTTGCTGGGGAAAGCGCGCGCCCCTTTCAAACCGGCTCGCATCAACGCGCAGTTCGCTCATATTGGCGGCGGGTTTGGAGGGCGGGATCATACACCTTTTATTCTCTACGTCGCTCTTGCGGCGATGTTCCTTCCGAACCGGCCGATCCGGCTTGCGCATGATCGCTATCAGCAATTTCAGGCAGGGATTAAACGTCATCCCTTCAAAATGCGGTCCCGGATCGGCATTGATCGCGCGAGTGGCAAGATCACGGCATTCGCAGCTGACCATGTGCTGGACGGAGGAGGGCTCGCCAATTTTTCGGCCAATGTCGCGACAGTTGCAGCCACGGCCGCAATCGGCATCTACGATGTTCCCAAAGTCGATGTCACGACGGTTGCGCGGCACAGCCGAGGGGTGACTGCCGGATCGATGCGCGGCTATGGCACGTTGCAAACGATGACGGCGCTCGAGGTGTTGATCGATGAGGCCGCGACAGCGCTGCCGCTTGATCCGATTGAATTCAGGCGACGCAATGCGCTCAAGCCGAACGGCCGGACTATGACGGGAAATCCGTATAGCGTCTCGGTGCGCACCACGGAAATTCTGGACAAGCTTGAAAAGCATCCGATCTGCCGAGATCGAACGCAAGAAAAAGCCAGAACACAGAGGGATGGTACACTTGTCGGTACCGGGGTTGCCTGTGTTACCAAGGACTACGGCGCCGGCGCGGACTGTTCGCTGGGGCGCGTGGAAATCGACCGGGATGGCCGGATTGCGATCTATTGCGACCATGTCGAGATGGGAAATGGTATCGGCACTGCGCTGGCCAACCGCGTGGCGGTCCATCTCGGTGGGATCGCGGATGAGGTCGCGGTCGCGCGCGTTGATACTTACGCAGCACTCGAACTCGTAACTTCTGGCGATGCCTATACTATGGACCAGAAGACGCAGGATATCGCAGCGAAGAATCCGCGCTGGGTGCCTGCCATCAGCTCTCCGACGAGCGCCTCCATTGGCGCGCATGTGGGGACGCATTCTGCGGCCGAGGCTGCTCGCGTGATCTTTCGTTTCGGCTTGTGGCCCGCGGCGCTCGCTATGTGGAATATCGCTCCAAACGATGCGAGAGCGAAAGACTGGTCCAAAGCAAGCTGGAAAGATGGGCAACTCGTGATGCCGGGCGTGCGGCCGCTGGCGTTACCGTCGCTCGCCGCCGCTGCGCATGCGCGCAACCTCGTGACCGGTGCTATCGCACACAGTTTTTCACGATGGGCATGGTCACATGCACGTTTCCCGGTATCGGGCGAGCAGTGGGCTGGCGACATAGATGCCCTGGCGATCCGCAAGGGTAATGGGCGGTTTCAGCGGCTCAATCGTAACCATGTCAAATTTCCGCCGACCGACAACAACCGGATCGGCACGGTCTATACCTCGATGTGCGGAACGCTTGTCCGTGTGGAAATCAAGCGCGCGACGGGAGTGCTGCGTATCGCGAAAGCCTATAGCGTTTTCGAGTGCGGGCAGGCGTTGGTGCCGGAAGTCGTGCTGGGACAATCGCAGGGCGGCTTTGCGATGGGCGTGGGTTATGCATTGCTTGAAACATTGCCTCCATACGAAGGTGGCCCGGGCAATGGTCAATGGAATCTCGGCCAGTATCTTGTGGCGCGTGGATCGGATTTGCCGCTGCATGATCTCGAGATCGAAATGCTGCCACCGTTGACGCCGGACGAACCTCCCAAAGGCATGGCGGAGGTCGTCATGATCCCCGTCGTTCCCGCGATTCTGAACGCCATCTTTGACGCTACCGGGCATCGATTCCAATCCTTGCCGGTTACCCAAAGCGTCCTCAAGGGAGCGCTTACATGA
- the fdh3B gene encoding formate dehydrogenase FDH3 subunit beta: MARMKFLCDADRCIECNACVTACKNEHEVPWGINRRRVVTINDGKPGERSISMACMHCTDAPCAAVCPVNCFYTTADAVVLHSKDLCIGCGYCFYACPFGAPQYPKLGNFGSRGKMDKCTFCAGGPEADGSKEEYEKYGANRLAEGKLPLCAEMCSTKSLLAGDGEIIAQIYKERVTKRGYGSGAWGWKTAYRETIAS; this comes from the coding sequence ATGGCCCGGATGAAGTTTCTCTGTGACGCGGATCGCTGCATCGAGTGCAATGCCTGCGTCACCGCCTGCAAGAACGAGCACGAAGTGCCGTGGGGGATCAACCGCCGACGCGTGGTGACCATCAATGATGGCAAGCCTGGAGAGCGGTCGATTTCGATGGCGTGCATGCATTGCACGGACGCGCCGTGTGCGGCTGTCTGCCCCGTCAATTGTTTCTACACCACAGCCGATGCCGTCGTGTTGCACTCCAAGGATCTCTGCATCGGCTGCGGCTATTGTTTCTACGCGTGCCCGTTCGGTGCACCGCAGTATCCGAAGCTTGGAAATTTCGGTTCACGCGGCAAAATGGACAAGTGCACGTTCTGCGCTGGCGGCCCTGAGGCTGACGGTAGCAAGGAAGAATATGAGAAGTACGGCGCCAATCGCCTCGCTGAAGGCAAACTGCCGCTATGCGCTGAGATGTGTTCGACCAAATCACTTCTGGCCGGCGATGGCGAGATCATTGCCCAGATCTACAAGGAAAGAGTGACGAAGCGCGGCTACGGCTCGGGCGCATGGGGCTGGAAGACAGCCTATCGGGAGACCATCGCCTCGTAA